Proteins from a single region of Murdochiella vaginalis:
- a CDS encoding ABC transporter ATP-binding protein, which translates to MIQMFRRLLDFSGMERKRLILSFIFHMCNSVFEMLPIMAVLAVLNGILLSLSSGFMSIKTIWAALGIMLLSISGRILFTNLSAVKRTLGSFSMCSKWRMELGEKLKRVPMGYFNEHRLGDITAAVTTTLGDLETNAVTVMEAVAGGFIHAAVIGIWLLFYEWKIGVLMFIGLFLSLCVYAKTQKAGMKYSPRRQAAQAGLVTGILEYIQGMSVIKAFGLADRSDKSVDAAINESAEANIALEKVFSGLAAVFQMIFKFARFAILVVAPYLLMNGEITPEKCLLLIVASFMIYTTVELAGSTAAVARVVDASLDRLETISNIPLLDEKGTDLIPKAYDITVSNISFAYEEKEILHDVSFSVPQGTSCAIVGPSGSGKTTLCSLIARFWDVKDGEILLGGVNVKDYTCDSLLKNFSIVFQRVYLFEDTIENNILFGKPQSTKEEIVSAAKKACCHDFISALPDGYQTKIGEGGATLSGGEKQRISIARAILKDAPVVILDEATASVDPENERELQQAISELTKNKTLLMIAHRLNTVREADQILVLENGRIVQRGKHQELIQQEGLYRRFVEIRGNAIGWKLGGLE; encoded by the coding sequence ATGATTCAGATGTTCAGACGACTTTTGGATTTTTCCGGAATGGAAAGAAAAAGATTGATTTTATCGTTTATTTTTCATATGTGCAATTCCGTGTTTGAGATGCTTCCCATTATGGCTGTGCTTGCAGTTTTGAACGGAATACTATTATCACTTTCAAGTGGCTTCATGTCGATTAAAACAATATGGGCAGCCTTGGGGATTATGCTTTTAAGTATTTCAGGACGCATTCTATTTACGAATCTTTCCGCTGTAAAAAGAACCCTTGGAAGCTTTTCCATGTGTTCCAAATGGCGCATGGAGCTTGGCGAAAAATTAAAACGCGTACCTATGGGATATTTTAATGAGCATCGCCTTGGAGATATTACAGCGGCAGTTACTACAACACTTGGAGATCTGGAAACCAATGCAGTTACCGTCATGGAAGCGGTAGCCGGAGGATTTATCCACGCTGCAGTGATAGGGATATGGCTTTTGTTTTATGAATGGAAAATTGGAGTTTTGATGTTCATAGGGCTTTTTCTTTCCCTTTGTGTGTACGCAAAAACACAAAAAGCTGGTATGAAATATTCTCCGCGCAGGCAAGCTGCACAGGCCGGACTTGTTACAGGCATTTTAGAATATATACAGGGGATGTCCGTGATAAAGGCATTCGGACTTGCCGACCGTTCGGACAAATCCGTAGACGCTGCAATCAATGAAAGCGCAGAGGCAAACATTGCTTTAGAAAAAGTTTTCTCCGGCTTAGCTGCCGTCTTTCAAATGATATTCAAATTTGCCAGATTCGCAATCCTTGTTGTTGCACCATACCTGCTTATGAACGGAGAAATAACTCCTGAAAAGTGCCTGCTCCTTATTGTCGCAAGCTTTATGATTTATACGACTGTGGAGCTTGCAGGAAGTACGGCTGCCGTTGCAAGAGTTGTGGATGCTTCTTTAGACAGATTGGAAACAATATCCAATATTCCCCTTCTTGATGAAAAGGGAACAGACCTTATCCCGAAAGCATACGACATAACCGTTTCAAACATTTCCTTTGCATATGAGGAAAAGGAAATTCTGCACGATGTAAGCTTTTCTGTTCCTCAAGGTACGAGCTGTGCCATTGTAGGACCATCAGGCTCAGGAAAGACGACCCTTTGCAGTTTAATTGCACGCTTTTGGGACGTAAAAGATGGTGAGATTCTTTTAGGTGGCGTTAATGTAAAAGACTATACTTGCGATAGCCTTCTTAAGAATTTTTCCATTGTGTTTCAAAGGGTTTACCTTTTTGAAGATACCATTGAAAATAACATTCTTTTTGGAAAACCGCAGTCAACAAAAGAAGAAATAGTGTCCGCGGCAAAGAAAGCATGCTGCCATGATTTCATATCCGCACTTCCGGATGGATACCAAACAAAGATTGGAGAAGGAGGTGCAACCCTTTCCGGCGGTGAGAAGCAGCGAATCTCTATCGCACGAGCGATTTTGAAAGATGCACCTGTTGTCATTTTAGATGAGGCTACGGCAAGTGTCGATCCTGAAAACGAACGGGAATTGCAGCAGGCTATTTCAGAGCTGACAAAAAATAAAACGCTTCTGATGATTGCTCACAGGTTGAATACAGTTCGAGAAGCAGATCAAATTCTTGTTCTTGAAAATGGACGAATTGTGCAAAGAGGAAAACATCAGGAGCTGATACAGCAGGAAGGACTTTATCGACGATTTGTTGAAATTCGGGGAAATGCAATTGGATGGAAATTAGGAGGCCTGGAATGA
- a CDS encoding L-2-amino-thiazoline-4-carboxylic acid hydrolase, translating into MTYKKFYFGKLNAQILKKIDAEHKTKMKQLIKEINQGSWTEKQKKRQKRSIISNIALYRCFIDKGLSKNEAKELVKEHSFYVAQKAHKLLKTFFYIPGFFRLFRLFMKKGMSGDEIWKSRILSDDGEYYRVDVLKCLWADTCNFFECPELCEIFCLCDHIVFGNIKGFVFERSQTLGMNGEKCDFCFINRKGES; encoded by the coding sequence ATGACATACAAAAAATTTTACTTCGGAAAGTTAAATGCACAGATATTAAAAAAAATAGATGCGGAACATAAAACAAAAATGAAGCAGCTCATCAAAGAAATCAATCAAGGATCATGGACGGAAAAACAGAAAAAAAGGCAAAAAAGAAGCATTATTTCAAATATAGCCCTATACCGATGTTTCATAGATAAAGGGCTTTCAAAAAATGAGGCAAAAGAATTGGTAAAGGAGCATTCATTTTATGTTGCCCAAAAGGCACATAAGCTTTTGAAAACATTTTTTTATATCCCCGGGTTTTTCAGGCTGTTCCGCTTGTTTATGAAAAAAGGGATGTCGGGCGATGAAATATGGAAAAGCAGAATCCTGTCGGATGACGGGGAATACTACCGTGTCGATGTGCTCAAGTGCCTTTGGGCGGATACCTGCAATTTTTTTGAATGCCCAGAGCTTTGTGAGATATTCTGTCTGTGTGATCATATCGTATTCGGAAATATAAAGGGATTTGTATTTGAAAGAAGTCAGACACTGGGAATGAACGGTGAAAAATGCGACTTTTGCTTCATAAATAGGAAAGGGGAAAGTTAA
- a CDS encoding class I SAM-dependent methyltransferase, whose translation MNKAEEKWSGDAGKMKMFLLQEIEERGLEWRGLLERCLGDCQKNKILDVGCGTGFISLLLAQIGCDVIAIDNNVAMLKEAEKISEELGFSNKITFMLKDTELVDFPDNTFNAVVSRHAFWLFNNPKKVYAQWYRILKSGGCMLNLDANWLFPFWGEEQAKLFQSDENILTKRYGKFQDYYHDTDMMDELKKLPLSYIKRPEWDLETCRETGFKNIETETLLQEKYWNPFMARRYRTMPTFIIKAQK comes from the coding sequence ATGAATAAGGCTGAGGAAAAATGGTCCGGGGATGCCGGAAAAATGAAAATGTTTCTTCTTCAAGAAATAGAAGAAAGAGGTCTGGAATGGAGAGGTTTGTTAGAACGGTGTCTTGGAGATTGTCAAAAAAACAAAATTTTAGATGTCGGATGTGGAACCGGGTTTATTTCGCTGCTTCTTGCACAAATTGGGTGTGATGTCATTGCAATAGACAATAATGTCGCAATGCTCAAGGAAGCTGAAAAAATATCTGAGGAGTTAGGATTTTCAAATAAAATCACTTTTATGCTTAAAGACACAGAGTTAGTGGATTTTCCCGATAATACCTTTAATGCAGTGGTCTCAAGACATGCCTTTTGGCTATTTAATAATCCGAAAAAAGTTTATGCGCAGTGGTACAGAATTTTGAAATCCGGCGGTTGTATGCTGAATTTAGATGCAAATTGGCTTTTCCCTTTTTGGGGAGAGGAACAGGCAAAGCTCTTTCAGTCAGATGAAAACATTTTAACAAAACGCTACGGCAAATTTCAGGATTATTATCATGATACAGATATGATGGACGAATTGAAAAAACTCCCTTTAAGTTATATAAAACGCCCGGAATGGGATTTGGAAACATGCAGAGAAACAGGTTTTAAGAACATTGAAACAGAGACACTGTTACAGGAAAAGTATTGGAATCCTTTTATGGCACGCAGGTATCGCACGATGCCGACCTTTATCATCAAAGCTCAAAAGTAA
- a CDS encoding MptD family putative ECF transporter S component: MKKNKALKWEIKDVIAAALLSLFLILIQFIVNMVCMTNHFVSMVLSVGFTMFLCAPVYYLLLCRVRKHFVSLVYMSIVGMIYLLMGNWYLLPYFVAIGMICEAILWKDCSERNSKQIIASWTVASLLYNGVNLLPIWFFWETYYSFAKSGGMDQSYIDSYISYYKTPGWIIFIVIFTAICGLAGGLAGKKIMGKHFKKTGLL; the protein is encoded by the coding sequence ATGAAAAAAAATAAAGCATTAAAATGGGAAATTAAAGATGTCATTGCGGCTGCTCTGTTGAGTCTCTTTCTCATTCTCATCCAGTTTATTGTAAATATGGTATGCATGACCAATCATTTTGTCAGTATGGTTTTATCAGTTGGTTTTACCATGTTCTTATGTGCACCTGTCTATTATCTGCTTTTGTGTCGGGTAAGGAAGCACTTTGTCAGCCTTGTTTATATGAGTATCGTCGGTATGATTTATCTGTTGATGGGGAACTGGTATCTTTTACCGTACTTTGTTGCAATTGGTATGATATGCGAAGCAATCTTGTGGAAAGATTGTTCTGAAAGGAATTCAAAACAAATTATAGCATCGTGGACTGTTGCCAGTCTTTTATATAACGGTGTCAATTTACTGCCGATTTGGTTCTTTTGGGAAACCTATTACAGCTTTGCAAAAAGCGGTGGCATGGATCAAAGCTATATAGACTCATATATCAGCTACTATAAGACTCCCGGATGGATTATATTCATTGTTATCTTTACGGCGATATGTGGGCTTGCGGGTGGTCTGGCAGGCAAAAAAATTATGGGAAAACATTTCAAAAAAACGGGACTTCTATAA
- a CDS encoding energy-coupling factor transporter transmembrane protein EcfT codes for MRKISFAVITKIWGFICVLIAIYMGKDVVFSCILTIATFLYLGIQGKWKIVFDYGIFYILLGILLYAIQRFGLHMLIFSEFYVLMLWNLSPAFLVSWDLITTPPGKISAFLSSIHLPTSVILGVLVVFRFFPTMKSELRSVYLSMKNRNLTGLKQILKAPAKTCEYVLIPLLVRILMIADQLSVSAIARGGESPGKRSSYYESKIEITDIFAMILWFALISGYLWIGGMRI; via the coding sequence ATGAGAAAAATTTCTTTTGCTGTCATAACTAAAATATGGGGATTCATTTGTGTACTAATAGCCATTTATATGGGAAAAGATGTCGTTTTCAGCTGCATCCTTACAATTGCCACTTTTTTATATTTAGGTATACAAGGGAAATGGAAAATCGTATTTGATTACGGCATATTCTATATCTTATTGGGAATTTTACTCTACGCCATACAACGTTTCGGACTCCATATGCTGATTTTTTCGGAGTTTTATGTGCTGATGCTTTGGAATCTTTCTCCTGCTTTCTTGGTATCATGGGATTTGATTACAACACCGCCTGGAAAAATTTCGGCATTCCTAAGTTCCATTCACCTTCCTACATCCGTTATTTTGGGTGTCCTTGTAGTATTTAGATTCTTCCCTACCATGAAATCGGAGTTAAGGAGTGTGTATCTATCTATGAAAAACAGAAATTTGACAGGTCTTAAACAGATATTGAAAGCACCCGCAAAGACATGTGAATATGTGCTGATTCCCCTACTCGTCAGAATCTTGATGATAGCAGATCAGCTTTCCGTTTCAGCTATTGCAAGAGGTGGGGAATCACCGGGGAAAAGAAGCAGCTACTATGAGAGCAAGATTGAAATAACGGATATATTTGCCATGATTTTATGGTTCGCTTTGATATCGGGTTATTTATGGATAGGAGGCATGAGAATATGA
- a CDS encoding ABC transporter ATP-binding protein, translating into MIDLQNVSFQYADSNYGVTNINLVIKAGECVVLTGKSGCGKTTITRLINGLAPKYYKGTKKGSIRIAGKDIEMMPSYDIGKIVGSIFQDPQRQFFSSELEGEIAFGCENYGFSKFEIQKRTKDAIHKMRLENIGKISLDLLSSGEKQRAAVASVYAMHPEVFVFDEPTANLDKDGIIQMKNILMQLKKAGYTLLIAEHRLSWTEELADRYLYMKDGQIQHEYSSLEFSTMNDLERISKGLRRIINKPFTKQIAPPRTDNIAIQGERLSLKKNKKQILKNVDIFANEKSVTAITGNNGAGKTSLALILSGLEKLTEGNVYIHGEKAGYRELCKHTYYCSNDTGTQFFTESISKELLLGTKYDAENLENAKKLLKDMCLYEYKDSHPASLSGGQKQRLAVCCALLSGKDILILDEPTSGLDAENMFLIARELKKAAEKEKTILVITHDEEFMDACCEYRISIDKTQK; encoded by the coding sequence ATGATCGACTTACAGAATGTTTCCTTTCAGTATGCGGATAGCAATTATGGTGTGACGAATATAAATTTAGTGATAAAAGCCGGTGAATGTGTGGTTTTGACAGGAAAATCAGGATGTGGAAAAACGACCATTACAAGACTTATCAACGGTCTTGCTCCAAAATATTACAAAGGAACAAAAAAAGGCAGTATACGAATTGCAGGAAAAGATATTGAAATGATGCCGTCCTATGATATCGGTAAAATTGTTGGCAGCATATTTCAAGATCCTCAAAGACAATTCTTTTCATCAGAGCTTGAGGGTGAAATAGCATTTGGATGTGAAAATTACGGTTTCTCAAAGTTTGAAATTCAAAAAAGAACAAAGGATGCTATTCATAAGATGAGATTGGAAAACATAGGAAAGATTTCCTTAGATTTGCTTTCAAGTGGTGAAAAACAACGAGCAGCAGTAGCTTCTGTATATGCAATGCATCCGGAGGTTTTTGTGTTTGATGAGCCGACTGCAAATCTGGACAAAGACGGCATCATTCAAATGAAAAACATCCTTATGCAGTTAAAGAAAGCAGGATACACATTGCTGATTGCCGAGCATCGTCTCAGTTGGACAGAAGAACTTGCCGACAGGTATTTATATATGAAAGACGGACAGATACAGCATGAATATTCTTCTTTAGAATTTAGTACAATGAATGACTTGGAACGCATTTCAAAGGGACTTCGCCGTATTATAAATAAACCTTTTACAAAACAGATTGCCCCACCCCGAACGGACAATATTGCAATACAAGGAGAAAGGCTCTCTCTCAAGAAAAATAAAAAACAAATATTAAAAAATGTGGATATTTTTGCTAATGAGAAAAGTGTTACTGCAATCACAGGCAACAATGGTGCGGGAAAAACCAGTTTAGCTTTAATTTTAAGCGGACTTGAAAAATTAACAGAAGGTAATGTTTATATTCATGGTGAGAAGGCAGGGTACAGAGAACTTTGCAAACATACCTATTACTGTTCAAATGACACAGGGACACAATTTTTTACAGAAAGCATTTCAAAAGAACTTTTGCTTGGAACAAAATATGATGCAGAGAATTTAGAAAATGCAAAAAAATTGCTTAAGGATATGTGTTTATACGAATATAAAGATTCTCATCCTGCTTCCTTGTCGGGAGGTCAAAAACAAAGACTTGCAGTATGCTGTGCGTTGTTGTCAGGTAAAGATATTTTGATACTTGACGAACCGACCAGTGGCTTGGATGCCGAAAATATGTTTTTGATTGCAAGGGAACTAAAGAAAGCTGCAGAAAAAGAAAAAACTATTTTGGTAATCACTCATGATGAGGAATTTATGGATGCTTGCTGTGAATACAGAATAAGTATCGATAAAACGCAAAAATAA
- a CDS encoding MATE family efflux transporter, with amino-acid sequence MDVRDKLLMENPWKLMIHLSLPAILGQLIVGLYAFVDSIYVGQMVGTDAMSAVSAASPFVLINNAIAVLLGIGSGSVLSRAIGKKDKETVDKIIGNLTFLVIVLSSVVMIIGIIFAPEFLRLSGAGGEVMEMGVSYLRTVYLGSIFVNFMQGANMVIRAEGRMGIAMGIMAAGAILNIILDPIFILFMPSRGPQAVAIATVISQISQALVTLIYFLKKSPVVRFHGIKPAKDLLPEIFSVGMSAMLMQIMMLVQMTVVYNTAVHFGGEKQIALMGAAQRVMQLAFVPIWGMSQGMQPAVGTNFGAKEYIRVKKLTNVFIIGSTCLAGFFFAIIEIFSVQILSAFITDSVIVSSGLSNFRLMYCIFPTYGMLIMTVTYFQAIGKAKQAGVLVILRQLALVIPLVLILPRFLNENVLGVWLALPLNDVVIILIAIILLISEYKRITKLAQEINKVNVGEIS; translated from the coding sequence ATGGATGTTCGTGATAAATTACTTATGGAAAATCCTTGGAAATTGATGATTCATCTTAGTTTGCCGGCAATTTTGGGTCAACTGATAGTAGGATTATATGCCTTTGTCGATTCAATTTATGTCGGGCAAATGGTGGGAACCGATGCCATGAGTGCAGTTTCGGCGGCATCTCCGTTTGTATTAATCAATAATGCGATTGCTGTTCTTCTTGGGATAGGTTCGGGCTCTGTACTTTCTCGGGCAATCGGAAAAAAAGATAAAGAAACCGTGGATAAGATTATAGGAAATCTAACTTTCTTGGTAATCGTTTTATCATCAGTAGTTATGATTATCGGTATCATATTTGCTCCTGAATTTTTACGCTTATCTGGTGCCGGCGGTGAAGTGATGGAGATGGGTGTTTCTTATTTAAGAACAGTATATCTCGGCTCCATATTCGTAAATTTTATGCAGGGTGCAAATATGGTAATAAGGGCAGAGGGTCGCATGGGAATTGCAATGGGAATCATGGCGGCTGGTGCTATTTTAAATATTATATTAGATCCTATATTCATTCTGTTTATGCCATCTCGAGGACCGCAAGCTGTTGCAATCGCAACTGTGATTTCTCAAATCAGTCAAGCTTTGGTCACCTTAATATACTTCTTGAAAAAAAGTCCGGTGGTTCGTTTTCATGGGATAAAACCTGCAAAAGATTTATTACCTGAAATTTTTTCCGTGGGAATGAGCGCTATGCTCATGCAAATTATGATGTTGGTTCAAATGACAGTTGTATATAATACGGCAGTGCATTTTGGCGGAGAAAAGCAAATAGCTCTTATGGGAGCCGCTCAAAGAGTTATGCAGCTTGCATTTGTTCCGATATGGGGAATGAGTCAAGGGATGCAGCCCGCTGTCGGAACAAATTTCGGAGCAAAAGAATATATAAGGGTTAAAAAACTTACGAATGTATTTATTATAGGTTCTACTTGTCTTGCCGGATTTTTCTTTGCCATAATTGAAATTTTTTCAGTGCAGATATTATCTGCATTTATTACCGATTCAGTTATTGTAAGTTCAGGATTATCTAATTTTAGGCTTATGTACTGCATATTTCCTACTTATGGCATGCTCATAATGACAGTCACTTATTTTCAGGCTATCGGTAAAGCAAAGCAGGCAGGAGTATTGGTTATACTAAGGCAACTTGCGCTTGTAATCCCTTTAGTATTGATATTACCTCGTTTTCTGAACGAAAATGTTCTCGGAGTATGGCTGGCGTTGCCTTTGAATGATGTCGTTATAATTTTGATTGCCATTATATTGCTAATTAGTGAATACAAGCGCATTACTAAGCTTGCACAGGAAATAAACAAGGTTAATGTTGGTGAGATATCATGA
- a CDS encoding serine hydrolase, whose amino-acid sequence MKKIVILSCFIAFAFVVLFPRSFIFAAEETEHYETVIDKVADAYIGKSVPGACVIVSEHGEIVFSKAYGYADLEKNIPMDPENTVFEWGSISKTFIWVGVMQLNEEGKIDLDADIRNYLPKGFLKNLHYDTPITMRHLMNHTAGFEEQLINLRYFESDKEFTLAEVLSSHQPEQVFSPGKVSAYSNWGAALAAFIVERVSGQNYKEYVNEHILKPLDMNNTSIGPFQNDNPTILARKAVGYSFFEKRFRKEPNMYLRMYPAGGMNGSAGDLLNYAQELAKNNDKDNLLFNNPHTKKEMFTETYRSYGANSGLSHGFWQYANNPEMHGHEGGTYGFKTQIWVEPKNERAILILTNVMETEFCSEIMEKIAYTEADEKKIKENLDLKMLSGDYLPARSALKNVGKIQGKKQMISIRVTDGNRLCLTMPFEDKKQYYEQIDSNIFFCKDASPEEKILAFNINDGKVHSMSFRLAHDYIPATNTQGKIAFLFSLGTYISTTLLFLTLLIICIISTIQRWKRCMRHHIYLYICGAMLGISGITGMAHWFSIYEILAHELMIIIIAGWCFSIIGILCGGYAIFKERSIKNSGLLLIFIAQIFSAYYLGFLTVV is encoded by the coding sequence ATGAAAAAAATCGTCATTTTGAGTTGTTTCATTGCTTTTGCCTTTGTCGTTTTATTTCCGCGTTCCTTTATTTTTGCTGCGGAAGAAACTGAACATTACGAAACTGTTATTGATAAAGTTGCGGATGCGTATATAGGTAAAAGCGTTCCAGGTGCATGTGTCATTGTATCTGAACACGGAGAAATTGTGTTTTCAAAAGCCTACGGATACGCTGATTTAGAAAAAAATATACCTATGGATCCTGAAAACACAGTTTTTGAATGGGGATCAATATCAAAAACCTTTATATGGGTAGGTGTGATGCAATTAAATGAAGAAGGAAAAATTGATTTGGATGCGGATATTCGCAACTATCTACCAAAAGGTTTTTTGAAAAATTTACACTATGATACACCTATTACAATGCGTCATCTCATGAATCATACGGCGGGCTTCGAGGAGCAGCTTATTAACCTTCGCTATTTTGAAAGTGATAAGGAATTTACATTAGCCGAAGTCTTGTCCTCACATCAACCCGAACAGGTATTTTCACCGGGCAAGGTAAGCGCATATTCTAACTGGGGCGCTGCATTAGCTGCATTTATTGTAGAAAGAGTGAGTGGTCAAAATTACAAAGAATATGTAAATGAACACATTTTGAAACCTTTAGATATGAACAATACATCGATAGGTCCATTTCAAAATGATAATCCTACGATTTTGGCAAGAAAGGCAGTCGGTTATTCTTTTTTTGAAAAGAGATTCCGCAAAGAACCGAATATGTATTTAAGAATGTACCCTGCTGGTGGAATGAATGGCTCAGCTGGGGATTTGTTGAATTATGCACAAGAGCTGGCTAAAAATAATGATAAAGATAATCTATTGTTTAATAATCCTCATACTAAAAAAGAAATGTTTACAGAAACCTATCGCTCCTATGGTGCAAATTCAGGTTTATCTCACGGCTTCTGGCAATATGCGAATAATCCGGAAATGCATGGACATGAAGGTGGAACATACGGATTCAAAACACAAATATGGGTAGAACCGAAAAATGAGAGAGCAATTTTAATATTGACAAATGTAATGGAGACGGAGTTTTGCTCGGAGATTATGGAAAAAATTGCATATACAGAAGCTGATGAAAAAAAGATAAAAGAAAATTTAGATCTCAAGATGTTAAGCGGAGATTATCTTCCTGCCCGCTCTGCATTGAAAAATGTTGGAAAAATACAAGGGAAAAAGCAAATGATTTCCATTAGAGTGACAGATGGAAATCGTCTTTGTCTTACCATGCCATTTGAAGATAAAAAGCAATATTACGAACAAATAGATTCTAACATTTTCTTTTGCAAGGATGCGAGTCCTGAAGAAAAAATACTTGCTTTTAATATAAATGACGGCAAAGTACATTCTATGAGCTTTAGATTAGCTCATGATTATATCCCTGCCACTAACACACAAGGGAAAATAGCATTTTTGTTCAGCTTGGGAACTTATATATCAACCACATTATTATTTTTAACATTACTGATTATATGCATCATTTCAACGATACAAAGGTGGAAGAGATGTATGCGACATCATATATATCTATATATTTGTGGAGCTATGCTTGGGATTTCTGGAATTACAGGAATGGCTCATTGGTTTTCAATATATGAAATTCTTGCTCATGAACTTATGATTATTATTATTGCTGGATGGTGTTTTAGTATTATAGGGATTTTATGTGGAGGATATGCAATTTTCAAAGAAAGAAGTATCAAAAACAGTGGATTACTACTAATATTTATAGCTCAGATTTTTTCGGCATATTATCTTGGGTTTTTAACTGTTGTATAG
- a CDS encoding SHOCT domain-containing protein has product MNNELLKYSLQLSMLSMLLSKHLLSDIEYKKIKIKLMKKYNIPTELYL; this is encoded by the coding sequence ATGAATAATGAATTATTAAAATACAGCCTCCAATTATCTATGCTGTCTATGTTACTTTCTAAGCACTTACTCAGCGATATTGAATATAAAAAGATAAAAATTAAATTGATGAAAAAGTATAACATTCCCACAGAATTATATTTATAA